Proteins encoded together in one Phoenix dactylifera cultivar Barhee BC4 unplaced genomic scaffold, palm_55x_up_171113_PBpolish2nd_filt_p 000884F, whole genome shotgun sequence window:
- the LOC120107513 gene encoding protein S-acyltransferase 8-like, translating into MAKRVYQVWKGNNVFIFRGRLIFGPDARSLFITISLIVVPVVIFCVFVGRHLLHKFHPYNAGYAVLVVAIAFTIHILLLLLVTSARDPGIVPRASHPPEEEFSYDTSEVGGRHTPSLQFPRIKEVMVHGKAVKVKYCDTCMVYRPPRCSHCSICNNCVERFDHHCPWVGQCIGQRNYRYFFFFVSSSTLLCIYVFAMSALYIKFLMDNDYPTVWKAIKKSPASLILMIYCFISLWFVGGLTGFHLYLIGTNQTTYENFRYRADNRSNVYNLGCLNNFLEVFCTKIKPSRNNFRAYVQEEVARPPTISRAREVEDEPAGGPRAKVEDDLELGGDLLKISQRRNYEEVDEEMGGRNSNGIHSVLSESELVIDPDTQAPVSRSEVRDSSLGRTSRNWDILPDVMATSSSATEGGVPLQKDAR; encoded by the exons GTATTCATCTTCAGGGGAAGGCTGATATTTGGTCCTGATGCTAGGTCTCTGTTTATCACTATTTCGCTCATCGTTGTTCCCGTTGTTATCTTCTGTGTCTTTGTTGGGAGACATCttctccacaagtttcatccctATAATGCAGGATATGCGGTCTTGGTGGTTGCAATAGCCTTTACAATCCAC ATTTTGTTACTGCTGCTGGTGACTTCAGCTCGAGATCCCGGTATTGTACCACGTGCTTCACACCCTCCAGAAGAggaattctcttatgatactTCTGAGGTTGGTGGGAGGCATACACCCAGTCTACAATTTCCCCGCATTAAAGAAGTAATGGTTCATGGAAAGGCTGTGAAAGTAAAATATTGCGATACCTGTATGGTTTATCGCCCTCCACGTTGTTCTCACTGCTCCATATGCAATAATTGTGTGGAACGCTTTGATCATCACTGCCCCTGGGTGGGACAATGCATTGGACAG CGCAATTAtcgatactttttctttttcgtttCTTCCTCAACTCTTCTCTGCATCTATGTGTTTGCAATGTCTGCACTGTACATCAAGTTTCTTATGGATAACGATTATCCTACAGTATGGAAGGCAATCAAAAAGTCTCCTGCGTCCCTGATACTGATGATCTATTGCTTCATTTCCCTGTGGTTTGTTGGTGGTCTCACTGGATTTCATTTATACCTTATTGGTACTAACCAG ACAACCTATGAGAATTTCCGATACAGAGCAGACAACAGGTCCAATGTCTATAACCTGGGTTGTCTGAATAACTTCTTAGAAGTTTTCTGCACAAAGATCAAACCATCTAGAAACAACTTTCGAGCCTATGTACAGGAGGAAGTTGCAAGACCTCCCACAATCAGCCGTGCTAGGGAGGTAGAAGATGAACCAGCTGGTGGCCCGCGTGCAAAAGTCGAAGATGATCTTGAGTTAGGTGGGGATCTATTGAAGATCTCCCAGCGTCGTAATTATGAAGAGGTAGATGAGGAGATGGGTGGCAGAAACAGCAATGGGATCCACAGTGttctctcagagtccgaacttgtGATAGATCCAGACACACAAGCTCCGGTTAGTAGAAGCGAGGTGAGGGATTCGAGCTTGGGTAGGACAAGCAGGAACTGGGATATCTTACCGGACGTTATGGCAACCAGTTCTTCCGCCACTGAAGGTGGAGTGCCATTACAAAAGGATGCACGTTAG